In a single window of the Orbaceae bacterium lpD04 genome:
- a CDS encoding STM3941 family protein, whose translation MMQQIAIQKSKTKIALGLLGSLIFIGLGFVFTFYPPQMRLSSSYITFIGILSIVTFGIFAIFISKKLFSRAQSLIINDQGIIIPKTGLIAWQDICGFTTIEIYRTKLIRIDVIDAEKYLDKMAKINQLLAIKTQQLYGSPFIISSHSFKCKFSYLASLLQDKLREYHGAL comes from the coding sequence ATGATGCAGCAAATAGCGATCCAAAAAAGTAAGACCAAAATTGCGCTAGGGCTGCTCGGCTCATTAATATTTATTGGATTGGGCTTTGTTTTTACTTTTTATCCTCCGCAAATGCGTTTATCATCCTCATATATCACCTTTATCGGTATTTTAAGCATTGTTACGTTTGGTATTTTTGCTATTTTTATAAGTAAAAAATTATTTAGTCGGGCGCAAAGCCTTATTATTAACGATCAAGGAATTATTATACCTAAAACCGGATTAATAGCATGGCAAGATATTTGCGGTTTTACAACCATTGAAATATACCGCACAAAATTAATTCGAATTGATGTCATTGATGCAGAAAAATACCTTGATAAAATGGCGAAAATCAACCAATTGTTGGCAATAAAAACACAGCAGCTATATGGATCGCCTTTTATTATCAGTTCTCATTCATTTAAATGTAAATTTAGTTATTTGGCGTCATTGTTACAAGATAAATTAAGAGAGTATCATGGCGCGCTTTGA
- a CDS encoding FAD-dependent oxidoreductase: MARFDVVIIGAGVSGLFAAMKLATTSKRILVIDSAKPLNERLSSLGQDIASNQTNDRYLGFGGLGISEGKYNFTNDFGGDLASKIGNQESLLYQQKVDQLLCEYGADKKALYNTFDSELAKRADQVGFKILSTKTRHLGTRLSTAIFQEFANYLSSKVEFAFNTTVSDIDFSAQQLLLTLANQEKITTKKVIIAVGRSGLNWLEPIAKKLAFNYENTRLDLGFRIEMHNKQLASLLQKVDETKLYFKSENYSATTYCMNPNGRVIAKYQDSMVMPDGQNCNEVGHSANLNFTLFIPTWFKLRSDADNYLKHTIAKINQQQGIIAAQRLADIDARFHHRKHHIEPTLSTAIFTNLSTIAPANYLHDTCDFLSGLEKLLGEPIDGNTILYAMDSKSYAPVIKTDQFFLTQVPNLYVIGDCSGITSSLSQAAASGLLVADHIVKSSS; this comes from the coding sequence ATGGCGCGCTTTGATGTTGTAATTATTGGTGCTGGCGTTAGTGGCTTATTTGCAGCCATGAAGCTTGCTACGACATCAAAACGTATTTTAGTTATCGATAGCGCAAAACCATTAAATGAGCGATTATCTTCATTAGGTCAAGATATTGCAAGTAACCAAACAAACGATCGTTACCTCGGTTTTGGCGGACTTGGTATTTCTGAAGGTAAGTATAACTTTACTAACGATTTTGGTGGTGATTTAGCCAGTAAGATCGGCAATCAAGAAAGCTTACTTTATCAACAAAAAGTCGATCAATTGTTGTGTGAGTATGGCGCTGATAAAAAGGCGCTGTATAACACGTTTGATTCTGAATTAGCAAAAAGGGCAGATCAAGTTGGTTTTAAAATTCTATCAACCAAAACCCGTCATTTAGGCACACGTTTATCTACAGCAATATTTCAAGAATTTGCGAATTATTTAAGTTCAAAAGTTGAATTTGCTTTTAATACCACCGTGTCTGATATTGATTTTTCAGCGCAACAATTATTATTAACGTTAGCTAATCAAGAAAAAATCACCACTAAAAAGGTGATTATTGCCGTCGGTCGTAGCGGACTGAATTGGTTAGAACCCATTGCTAAAAAGCTGGCATTTAATTATGAAAATACGCGTTTAGACTTAGGTTTTCGTATTGAAATGCATAATAAGCAATTAGCTTCGTTATTGCAAAAAGTTGATGAGACGAAACTGTATTTCAAAAGTGAAAACTATAGCGCGACAACCTACTGTATGAATCCAAATGGTCGAGTCATTGCGAAATATCAAGATAGCATGGTAATGCCTGATGGCCAAAACTGCAATGAAGTAGGGCACAGTGCTAACCTTAATTTCACCTTATTTATTCCGACTTGGTTTAAATTGCGCAGTGACGCTGATAACTATTTAAAGCACACAATAGCAAAGATTAATCAGCAACAAGGTATTATTGCTGCGCAAAGACTAGCGGATATCGATGCAAGGTTTCATCATCGAAAGCACCATATTGAGCCAACCTTATCAACTGCAATATTTACTAATTTATCAACAATAGCGCCAGCTAATTATTTACATGACACTTGTGATTTTTTAAGCGGCTTAGAAAAACTATTAGGCGAGCCAATTGATGGTAATACCATTTTATATGCTATGGATAGTAAATCTTATGCTCCGGTGATAAAAACCGATCAATTCTTTTTAACTCAAGTACCTAATTTATATGTTATTGGTGATTGTTCTGGCATCACCAGTTCATTATCACAAGCTGCGGCAAGTGGCTTATTGGTTGCCGATCATATAGTCAAATCATCGTCATGA
- a CDS encoding siderophore ABC transporter substrate-binding protein — protein MFVKTAATVFSLILALAITGCDNKNSNTNDASVQKITIEHEQGTTDVTVNPQKVVVFNTATLDTMDALGIKITAVPQTSVHLPEFLKKYEGKEYINAGGLFEPDYEALSNLKPDLIIAGGRANDAYDKLSEIAPTISLAVDNKDFINSLTERTLQLGQIFNKEAQAKDLIDQFKQKIAAVKDKASDQGTAMIIMISGGKMSAYGPGSRFGFIYDELGFKPATSFTDTGKHGNIVNAELLLSLNPDWLFVLDRDSAIGTSDAQPAKQVLDNSLMHKTKVWNNNKIVYLDSSAMYIAGGLQTYNQLLDQVNLVLSQNN, from the coding sequence ATGTTCGTTAAAACCGCTGCTACTGTATTTTCTTTAATTCTAGCACTTGCAATTACAGGTTGTGATAATAAAAATTCTAATACTAATGATGCTTCAGTGCAAAAAATCACGATAGAGCATGAGCAAGGAACGACAGATGTTACTGTAAATCCTCAAAAAGTGGTGGTATTTAATACCGCAACACTTGATACCATGGATGCTTTAGGTATTAAAATTACAGCCGTTCCACAAACTAGCGTTCATTTACCTGAATTTTTAAAAAAATATGAAGGTAAGGAATATATAAATGCGGGTGGGTTATTTGAGCCAGATTACGAAGCACTAAGTAACCTAAAACCCGACCTTATTATTGCAGGTGGACGGGCTAACGATGCTTATGACAAGTTAAGTGAAATCGCACCAACTATCTCTTTAGCTGTTGATAATAAAGATTTTATTAATAGTTTAACTGAGCGCACATTACAACTTGGTCAAATATTTAATAAAGAAGCTCAAGCTAAAGACTTAATCGATCAATTTAAACAAAAAATTGCAGCGGTAAAAGATAAAGCGAGTGATCAAGGTACGGCGATGATTATTATGATTAGTGGTGGCAAAATGTCGGCATATGGACCTGGCTCACGTTTTGGCTTTATCTATGATGAGTTAGGATTTAAACCTGCCACCTCTTTTACCGATACCGGTAAGCATGGCAATATTGTTAATGCAGAGCTGTTATTAAGCCTAAACCCTGATTGGTTATTTGTGCTTGACCGTGATAGCGCAATTGGAACTAGCGATGCGCAGCCAGCTAAGCAAGTATTAGATAACTCTTTAATGCATAAAACAAAGGTTTGGAACAATAATAAGATTGTTTATCTAGATTCTTCAGCGATGTATATTGCAGGCGGATTACAAACTTATAATCAATTACTTGATCAGGTTAATTTGGTACTTAGTCAAAATAATTAA
- a CDS encoding iron chelate uptake ABC transporter family permease subunit — MKSSYLIIAIISIIGLSVISLFTGVSDISLSSLWGDPHMRDIFFISRVPRTVALLLAGSAMSVAGLIMQLLTQNRFVEPSLAGTTQSASLGLLIIMIFVPSASIVTKMIVASLFAMAGTLLFMIILRKIVLKSALIVPLVGIMLGSVISAITIFIAMHYDLLQSLGAWVSGGDFSGVIQGRYELLWLVGLLTLLACWVADSFTVAGMGREFATNVGLNYRRIMLIGLSVIAVVSGIIIVVVGALPFLGLIVPNLISLMMGDNIRKTIPWVCLMGGGLVLLCDIIGRIIRYPFEIPASTILGVIGAVIFLFLLINQSRHAKN; from the coding sequence ATGAAATCGTCTTACTTAATTATTGCCATTATTAGTATTATAGGCTTATCTGTTATAAGCCTATTTACTGGCGTTAGTGATATTTCATTATCCTCTTTATGGGGCGATCCCCATATGCGCGATATTTTTTTTATTAGCCGGGTACCAAGGACGGTTGCATTATTATTAGCAGGTAGTGCAATGAGTGTCGCTGGGCTAATTATGCAACTATTGACTCAAAATCGCTTTGTTGAGCCATCACTTGCCGGCACAACGCAATCGGCAAGCCTTGGTTTACTTATTATTATGATTTTTGTCCCTTCAGCATCGATTGTCACTAAAATGATTGTTGCAAGCCTATTTGCGATGGCAGGTACGCTGCTGTTTATGATTATTTTACGCAAGATTGTTTTAAAGTCAGCATTAATCGTGCCGTTAGTTGGCATTATGCTTGGTAGCGTTATTAGTGCGATAACGATTTTTATCGCAATGCACTATGATTTATTGCAATCGCTTGGTGCTTGGGTTAGTGGCGGTGACTTTTCGGGTGTTATACAAGGCCGTTATGAACTTTTATGGTTAGTTGGGCTATTAACGCTGCTCGCTTGTTGGGTTGCAGATAGCTTCACTGTCGCTGGTATGGGCCGTGAATTTGCAACGAATGTTGGATTAAATTATCGCCGAATTATGTTAATTGGCTTATCTGTAATTGCTGTTGTGAGTGGTATTATCATTGTGGTTGTTGGCGCATTACCTTTTTTAGGCTTAATTGTACCAAATTTAATTAGTTTAATGATGGGCGATAATATTCGTAAAACAATTCCTTGGGTCTGTTTAATGGGCGGGGGATTAGTCTTATTATGTGACATCATCGGCCGAATTATTCGTTACCCATTTGAAATTCCAGCCAGCACTATTTTAGGTGTTATCGGTGCGGTGATTTTTCTATTCTTATTAATTAATCAGTCACGACATGCAAAAAATTAA
- a CDS encoding iron chelate uptake ABC transporter family permease subunit, with the protein MQKIKEHSRLSSIKLSPKQRIGLLLFLVAVIMTLFMTINLGNNLHYILVRRGYILFTMVIVAFAASISTVLFQSVTNNRILTPSLMGFEALFILIQTLIVFFYSGTSSYWLFNIIKFIGESCLLVAFSVLLYRWLFSSVHFNINLILMIGIVLGTLFRSAATLLQRLLDPNEFSVLQSRMFATFTKTTPELIWFSALVVFFFGFILWRKRYLFDVLALGRSHAINLGVDYRRTVTTTLLLVSILVAVSTALVGPLTFLGLMVANLAYLLAGSCQHRYILPTAFLLAVIALIGGQLILEYGLHMAGSLSVVLEFIGGIFFIYLVLKRF; encoded by the coding sequence ATGCAAAAAATTAAAGAACATTCCCGTCTATCTAGCATCAAGCTATCACCTAAGCAACGTATTGGCTTATTATTGTTCCTTGTTGCGGTGATAATGACGCTTTTTATGACCATTAATTTAGGTAATAATTTACACTATATCCTAGTTCGTCGAGGTTATATTTTATTTACGATGGTGATTGTGGCTTTTGCTGCGAGTATTTCGACGGTATTATTTCAAAGTGTGACTAATAACCGAATTTTAACACCTTCGTTGATGGGCTTTGAAGCATTGTTTATTCTGATCCAAACCTTGATTGTCTTTTTTTATAGTGGCACCTCATCTTATTGGTTATTTAATATTATTAAATTCATTGGTGAGTCGTGCTTATTGGTTGCCTTTTCTGTGTTACTTTACCGTTGGCTATTCTCGTCGGTTCATTTTAATATTAACCTTATTTTAATGATTGGTATTGTACTTGGTACATTATTTCGTAGCGCAGCAACATTACTACAACGTTTGTTAGATCCCAATGAGTTTTCAGTACTACAAAGCCGTATGTTCGCAACTTTCACTAAAACAACACCTGAATTAATTTGGTTTTCTGCTTTAGTTGTCTTCTTTTTTGGTTTTATTTTATGGCGCAAACGCTATTTGTTTGATGTTTTAGCACTAGGTCGTAGCCATGCAATTAACCTTGGTGTTGACTATCGCCGCACAGTAACTACAACATTATTATTGGTTTCTATTTTGGTTGCCGTTTCAACGGCTTTAGTTGGACCACTCACATTTTTGGGCTTAATGGTTGCTAATTTAGCCTATTTACTTGCAGGTAGTTGTCAACATCGCTATATTTTACCAACGGCTTTTTTATTAGCGGTTATCGCCTTAATTGGTGGCCAATTAATTTTAGAGTATGGATTACATATGGCGGGATCGCTCTCTGTGGTGCTTGAATTTATTGGCGGTATTTTCTTTATTTATCTTGTATTAAAAAGGTTTTAA
- a CDS encoding ABC transporter ATP-binding protein — translation MITIDKIVKHYDDVVILDNISTTIPKGGITSIIGPNGAGKSTLLSIIGRLLFADSGTVNVNGLNVVTTKSAKLAKCLSILRQENQFNSRLTVEELVGFGRYPYSKGRLTIKDHEKITESLSFLNLTDLRHRFLDELSGGQRQRAYVAMVLCQDTDYVLLDEPLNNLDMKHAVAMMKQLRQAADVLGKTIILVIHDINFASAYSDHIMAMKNGILCYQGSPAELMKSEILEDIFDTPLAIKQIDDQLIALYYR, via the coding sequence GTGATAACAATTGATAAAATCGTAAAACATTATGATGACGTGGTCATTTTAGATAACATTAGTACGACAATCCCTAAAGGCGGTATCACATCAATCATTGGGCCTAATGGTGCTGGGAAATCAACACTCTTATCAATAATTGGTCGATTATTATTTGCAGATTCGGGAACCGTTAACGTCAATGGACTTAATGTTGTTACAACAAAAAGTGCAAAGTTAGCGAAATGTTTATCTATTTTACGTCAAGAAAATCAATTTAATAGCCGTTTAACTGTTGAAGAATTAGTCGGCTTTGGTCGCTATCCTTATAGTAAAGGGCGCTTAACGATAAAAGATCACGAAAAAATAACCGAGTCTTTATCCTTTTTAAACCTTACCGATTTACGGCATCGTTTTTTAGATGAACTTTCAGGTGGGCAACGCCAGCGCGCTTATGTCGCAATGGTACTTTGCCAAGATACAGACTATGTTTTGCTTGATGAGCCGCTTAATAATTTAGATATGAAGCATGCAGTTGCGATGATGAAACAATTAAGACAAGCTGCTGATGTACTTGGTAAAACCATCATTTTGGTCATTCATGATATTAATTTTGCTTCGGCTTATTCTGATCATATTATGGCAATGAAAAATGGGATCCTTTGTTATCAGGGTAGTCCAGCAGAGCTGATGAAATCAGAAATATTAGAAGACATTTTTGATACACCTTTAGCCATTAAGCAAATTGATGATCAATTAATTGCGCTCTATTATCGTTAG
- a CDS encoding FepA family TonB-dependent siderophore receptor: MITNIKTSPKLLSYLCSYAILSILPFSAYAIDDKENNENDVIVVTAVSAQDMLKQQLGATTITSEDIENGQPVNDLSDIIRKQPGVNLTGNSSSGARGNNRQIDIRGMGPENTLILIDGKPVTSRNSVRYSWSGERDTRGDSNWVPVEQVERVEILRGPAAARYGSGAAGGVVNIVTKKPTNKWGGAVSLYTAIPEDSKYGDTKRINLSLTGPLIKDVLGFRLYGNLNKTDSDKYGINSSSSVAGREGVRNKDLNSSFIWTIAENQFLTFDAGYSRQGNIYTGDTQNSTAPLDDTIPNLAKSGEETNRMYRQNYAFTYDSYWDFGEAKLTFQYDKTNNTRLKEGLTGRVEGAISSDLEFNTSRLKNYYLNGETIIPIEKFVNQSLTFGFEWTRQELDDPGSSSQADALGLTNNNKNRGSADANTTSLYIEDNIEPLVGTNIIPGLRFDYHSEFGANFSPSLNFSQQLGEYFKLKAGIARAFKAPNLYQSNTGYLLLTRGNGCPLTASTGQCYLVGNDDLDPEISVNKEIGLEYQYESWQASFTYFRNDYKNKIISGQTVLDKIVVGNTQYNVTQWENSGKAVIQGLEGNLRIPLLPSLLWSNNMTYMIESKDKNTGNPLSIIPKFTINSTLEWKVNDKLNTFVNWTQYGKQKPKQYETRMGETISDVEVGSYAQFAVGANYQIMKDWRVNLGISNLLNKQIYREAKGASTYNEPGRFYYLATTISF, translated from the coding sequence ATGATAACAAATATAAAAACATCCCCTAAATTATTATCCTATCTTTGTTCTTATGCGATATTGAGCATATTACCTTTTTCGGCTTATGCAATTGATGATAAAGAAAATAACGAAAATGATGTCATAGTTGTAACGGCGGTATCTGCGCAAGATATGCTAAAACAACAACTCGGCGCGACAACGATCACCAGTGAAGATATTGAAAATGGTCAACCGGTGAACGATTTATCTGACATTATTCGTAAGCAACCTGGTGTAAATCTTACTGGTAACTCTTCATCTGGTGCAAGAGGAAACAATCGTCAAATCGATATTCGAGGTATGGGACCAGAAAATACACTGATTCTTATTGATGGAAAACCCGTTACTTCACGTAATTCTGTTCGCTATAGTTGGTCAGGAGAACGTGATACTCGAGGTGATTCTAACTGGGTTCCTGTTGAGCAAGTCGAACGCGTTGAAATATTAAGGGGCCCGGCAGCGGCTCGTTATGGATCAGGTGCGGCAGGTGGGGTTGTTAATATTGTTACTAAAAAGCCCACGAATAAATGGGGGGGCGCGGTATCTCTTTACACCGCGATCCCTGAAGATAGCAAATATGGCGATACCAAGCGAATTAATCTAAGTTTAACCGGCCCACTTATTAAAGATGTCTTGGGTTTTCGGTTGTATGGTAACTTAAATAAAACCGATTCAGATAAGTATGGTATCAATAGCTCATCGAGTGTTGCAGGACGTGAAGGGGTAAGGAATAAAGATCTAAATAGTTCATTTATTTGGACTATTGCTGAAAACCAGTTCTTAACATTTGATGCCGGTTATAGTCGTCAAGGCAATATCTATACTGGTGATACTCAAAATAGTACGGCTCCTCTTGATGATACAATTCCTAATTTAGCGAAATCAGGTGAAGAAACTAATCGCATGTACCGTCAAAATTATGCTTTTACCTATGATAGTTACTGGGATTTTGGTGAAGCTAAATTAACTTTTCAATATGATAAAACCAATAATACACGCTTAAAAGAAGGTTTAACGGGGCGAGTTGAAGGAGCGATTTCAAGTGATTTGGAGTTTAACACCAGTAGGCTAAAAAATTATTATTTAAATGGTGAAACAATTATTCCTATTGAAAAATTTGTTAATCAATCATTAACCTTTGGCTTTGAATGGACAAGGCAAGAACTCGATGATCCTGGCTCATCATCTCAGGCTGATGCGTTAGGTTTAACAAATAATAATAAAAATAGGGGATCTGCTGATGCCAATACAACCAGTTTGTATATTGAAGATAATATTGAACCGTTAGTTGGTACGAATATTATTCCCGGTTTACGCTTTGATTATCATAGTGAATTTGGCGCTAATTTCAGTCCAAGTTTGAATTTTTCACAGCAATTAGGTGAGTATTTTAAATTAAAAGCGGGCATTGCAAGGGCGTTTAAAGCACCTAATTTATATCAGTCCAATACCGGTTATTTATTACTAACTCGAGGTAATGGATGTCCATTAACTGCAAGTACGGGACAATGTTATTTGGTTGGTAATGATGATTTAGATCCCGAAATAAGCGTCAATAAAGAGATTGGTCTTGAGTACCAGTATGAATCGTGGCAAGCAAGTTTCACCTATTTTAGGAATGATTATAAAAATAAAATTATTTCAGGCCAGACTGTACTTGATAAAATTGTTGTCGGTAATACTCAATATAATGTCACACAGTGGGAAAACTCAGGTAAAGCGGTTATTCAAGGTTTAGAGGGTAATTTACGTATTCCATTATTACCGTCATTATTATGGTCAAATAATATGACTTATATGATTGAATCTAAGGATAAAAATACGGGTAATCCTTTATCAATCATTCCGAAATTTACCATTAATTCAACTTTAGAATGGAAAGTAAATGATAAGTTAAATACGTTTGTTAATTGGACGCAGTACGGCAAGCAAAAACCGAAACAGTATGAAACCCGTATGGGCGAAACGATATCTGATGTTGAAGTCGGTTCTTACGCGCAGTTTGCTGTAGGTGCTAATTATCAAATTATGAAAGATTGGCGTGTCAATTTGGGTATTTCAAATCTACTAAATAAACAAATTTACCGTGAGGCAAAAGGTGCGAGTACCTATAATGAACCTGGGCGCTTTTATTACTTAGCTACTACCATTTCGTTTTAA
- a CDS encoding non-oxidative hydroxyarylic acid decarboxylases subunit D, whose protein sequence is MTKIKQPEMCPRCESLKPETLCHSPVKNAWIIYHCPVCFFTWRNTEPDFITDPAQYNPHFKFKPESIDTFDIMPAIPELKR, encoded by the coding sequence ATGACGAAGATTAAACAACCTGAAATGTGCCCACGCTGCGAATCATTAAAACCAGAAACGTTATGTCACTCACCAGTTAAAAATGCTTGGATTATCTACCATTGTCCAGTTTGTTTTTTTACCTGGCGTAATACCGAGCCTGATTTTATTACTGATCCGGCGCAGTATAATCCTCATTTTAAATTCAAACCAGAGTCAATAGATACATTTGATATTATGCCCGCGATCCCTGAACTCAAACGATAA
- a CDS encoding non-oxidative hydroxyarylic acid decarboxylases subunit C: MPFYDLKSFITELEKQGQLLTITEQVMPEPDISAAACAINKLGDKSPALLFENIYGYHHAKIAMNIHGSWPNLAIAMGIAKNTPLKQQFFEFVKRYQNYPGEVEYRNQAPWQEVIIDKDINLFEILPLFRLNHGDGGFYIDKASIVSRDITASEPAKTQNVGMYRIEVKGKDSLGIQPVPAHDIALHLQRAEEQGLDLPIALTISNDPMISTVAAMPILYDQSEYAMAAALNGEPYPVVTTELTGLDVPWGSQYVLEGYVVSRYREAEGPFGEFTGHYSGGRRMPVIKVTKVSHRKNPIYEHLYLGMPWTEIDYLMGINTCAPIYVQLKQSFPEVEAVNALYTHGLIVIVSTKSRFAGFGKAVGNRVFTIPHGLGYAKIVIVVDETVDPFNLPQVMWAISTKFNPEFDLITLPGLSILPLDPASHPPGITTKMLIDATTPYPSEQHGHFSQELKDPITTDKWVEKLSNMLNAKQ, translated from the coding sequence ATGCCTTTTTATGATTTAAAAAGTTTTATAACTGAATTAGAAAAACAAGGGCAATTATTAACAATTACAGAGCAAGTGATGCCTGAGCCGGATATTTCAGCTGCAGCATGCGCGATCAATAAGCTAGGAGATAAATCACCAGCATTACTTTTTGAAAATATCTATGGCTACCATCATGCAAAAATCGCTATGAATATACATGGTTCTTGGCCAAACTTAGCAATTGCAATGGGCATTGCTAAAAATACACCGCTTAAGCAGCAGTTTTTTGAATTTGTTAAACGTTACCAAAATTATCCTGGCGAAGTTGAATATCGCAATCAAGCACCATGGCAAGAAGTGATTATAGATAAAGATATTAATTTATTTGAGATCCTACCGTTATTTAGACTAAATCATGGTGATGGTGGTTTTTATATTGATAAAGCAAGCATTGTCAGCCGAGATATAACCGCAAGTGAACCGGCTAAAACACAAAATGTAGGAATGTACCGAATCGAAGTAAAAGGCAAGGATAGCTTAGGTATACAGCCTGTACCGGCTCATGATATTGCACTTCACTTACAGCGCGCCGAAGAGCAAGGCTTAGATTTACCTATTGCATTAACGATCAGTAATGATCCCATGATATCAACCGTCGCTGCAATGCCTATTTTATATGATCAATCTGAGTATGCGATGGCAGCAGCATTAAATGGCGAACCTTACCCGGTTGTGACAACCGAGCTTACCGGCCTTGATGTACCTTGGGGATCACAATACGTATTAGAAGGATATGTTGTATCAAGATATCGTGAGGCTGAAGGCCCTTTTGGCGAATTCACGGGGCATTATTCTGGCGGTAGGCGCATGCCTGTTATAAAGGTAACAAAAGTATCACATCGTAAAAACCCAATATATGAACATTTATACCTTGGCATGCCATGGACAGAAATTGATTATTTAATGGGAATTAATACTTGCGCACCAATATACGTTCAATTAAAACAATCATTTCCCGAAGTTGAAGCGGTTAATGCACTTTATACCCACGGCTTAATCGTTATCGTTTCAACCAAATCACGTTTTGCTGGATTTGGTAAAGCTGTTGGTAATAGAGTCTTTACTATCCCTCATGGGCTTGGCTATGCCAAGATAGTTATAGTGGTAGACGAAACAGTTGATCCATTTAATTTACCACAAGTAATGTGGGCAATTTCTACAAAGTTTAATCCAGAATTTGATTTAATTACGTTACCGGGTTTATCGATACTGCCACTCGATCCGGCTTCTCATCCGCCAGGTATTACAACTAAAATGTTAATTGACGCGACAACCCCCTATCCTTCTGAGCAACATGGCCATTTTTCACAAGAATTAAAAGATCCTATCACCACAGATAAATGGGTTGAAAAATTATCAAATATGCTAAATGCAAAGCAATAG
- a CDS encoding GNAT family N-acetyltransferase: MLSVTRLTDKDLLEIDLVNSLYDSAFPEHEKRRYQGRNSIQRLDDYYLYYFSDNGAFIGFIGSWKIDDFFYIEHFAVLPTLRGQGYGQKVLKMFSWQVKNIILEIDPVIDEISQKRLRFYQHCGFKENNYSHVHPSYHPQYEPHKLEILSFPISISRQTYQTFNQKLNQVVMQPSLL, translated from the coding sequence ATGCTGTCAGTAACAAGATTAACCGATAAAGATTTATTGGAAATAGACCTCGTTAATTCACTTTATGATTCGGCATTTCCTGAGCATGAAAAAAGACGTTATCAAGGACGTAATAGCATACAGCGCCTTGATGATTATTATTTATATTATTTTTCTGATAATGGGGCTTTTATTGGCTTTATTGGTAGTTGGAAAATTGATGATTTTTTTTATATTGAGCATTTTGCTGTATTGCCAACCTTAAGAGGGCAAGGATATGGTCAAAAAGTATTAAAGATGTTTAGTTGGCAAGTAAAAAATATTATTTTAGAAATTGATCCCGTTATTGATGAGATTAGTCAGAAACGGTTACGCTTTTACCAACATTGCGGCTTTAAAGAAAATAATTATAGCCACGTTCACCCGAGTTATCATCCACAATATGAGCCACACAAGCTTGAGATCCTAAGCTTTCCAATAAGTATTAGTCGTCAAACTTACCAGACATTTAACCAAAAATTAAATCAGGTCGTGATGCAGCCATCTTTACTTTAA